aaagttaagggcaaaccctgctgAGCATAATGTAGGCTCCTGATGAGGCACAACTTTGGTGTACTGACACAGTGAGACTAGACGCAACTGATGTCTCTATTACTTAGTGTTGACGAGGGCGCCAGCTCCGCCCCCAAATCCATAACCCTTAGGGCCAAAGTTCTTCCCGTAGCAAGctgtaacaaataataataaacttgaTTATAGAAGACAAAactactagagcgggatttgaaccaacgacctccacattaaaggcagtggacactattggtaattgtcaaagactagccttcacagttggtgtatctcaacatatgcataaaataactaacctgagaaaattttagctcaatctgtcatcgaacttgcgagataataatgaaagaaaaaaacacccttgtcacacaaagctgtgtgcttttagatggttgatttcgagacctcaagttctaaatctgaggtctcgaaatcaaattcgtgaaaaattacttctttctcgaaaactatggcacttcagagggagccgtttcgcacaatgttttataccatcaacttctccccattacttgtcaccaaaaaagcttttataataataattattttgagtaattaccaatagtgtccactgcctttaacgtgccggcactcttCCAACTTAGCTGTCTAGCCCtgtgttggcagtctccctattttggcaATATCCTTGTATAGCAGTATCAGAAACCATACAGCCATGAATTGCTGGCTATCCAGGGATCTCCATGGGgcaaaatctcctgccacaccacaAGACTCAACCAACTAAGCAGTCTAGCCCTACATATTATGTTGGCAGTCTCGGAGTCTCCCTATTCTGGCAGTATCCTtgtttgggggtgtgtgtcagaagccatacaagcGTTAACTGCTTGGTAGCCAGACCTATCCATGGGGCAAAGTCTCCTGCCACACGGGGCTCaaccaactgttttttttttcattttagttgggggggggggaggatggGGCTTGAGAGGTCAGAAGCCATTCAGCTGTTAACTGCTAAGAacttatatatttattttatagaatGTTTTTAGtgctttctgttttttttttttttttgtcttactTGATGATACTCGTTAGTGGCGATTATCCACTGTTGgtcataaataaataactaaataaataaataaacaaaaaactgctATAACCTACTCACATTTACAGAACAATTCGCCATCTTTATCACTAACGGTGGTAGAGTCCAGCTTCTTGTTGCAAGTTTTGCAGTTGAAGCAAGTTTTGTGCCATGTCTAAAGGAAACAAATCAACAATCACAGAATAAAGTTTCAGCATCAAACAATGTTAGCTGTTGCAAATGGCGCACCACAGGCCTTTGAGTGGACCTTTAAAAACAATAGCTGAAAAACTATGTATAAATATGATTGTGTAACGTcgactgggtcgaccccggtgtggcggtttcaactttccgctgtgttcagttttccgaatgaccaaatattGTAGCAtcacgtcatgcgatgcctgcgcacagcaaacgaaagtagtccatttttagtgccaaATTGAGTCgtccgttaccctccggtagctgtcatggcggcgtccacgagtcgagtacaactagcggcaaacgcgtggagtTGTTTTATATGCatgcagagtgtgacctgcctaaagttgtacccatgaatacatgtaaagagtgGGGCAAGAtattatgtgactacacagaaaagaatcgaaatataaacaatttggggtcactgctgagagaactacagtactcgccagggtactcccAGCAGTATCtgacaggtcacccggaaaactgaacacgccggaaagctaaaaccgttcgaacaatgtgatgatatgtccgactaagtcacccggaaaactgaacacggcgtaagactgaaaccgccacaacggtctgcccccggtacattcaaatagctttgacgtcactcCAGGGGGTCACCCGAGTCAGCCCCAAGTCccctgcttgtggaatgggtcacttggggctggcccgaggtgcatcaccaattttggtttgtttgtattttgcaCTTACCAGTCCTGCACCAATCATTTTCTCAGCAGCGTAAACGGCTTTTGAGCATCGTGGGCACTTGTCCGCACTGCCATATTTTGAAGCCCCTGCGACAACCGCCCGATGACCAGCCGGGACGTAAGAGCTCTCACTGGCTGGCTTACTCCTGGAATAAGCAAGGTGTAGTGACCAATAGTCAGGACTCTTATAAAATACTGGACTGCAggcctaaaggcccggtcccgctgcagcgataacgagaacgctaccaataacgacgcaaagagaaggcattctattggttgaattgctccgcaCAGGATACaaccacgcttattcaaccaattgagGGCGTGTATTGATAACATTTTCCTTCTTGTTTTCGTTATCGAGGCATTTGTGACCAGGCCTTAGGGCCGCTAGTTTAAGTTTGGGGCCAGTAAACTTTTGACAAGACAAGTCCGTTGGTCTTGGTGTACGAGTTGAAtattgtataaatataaattctcgttagcgaga
This region of Asterias amurensis chromosome 22, ASM3211899v1 genomic DNA includes:
- the LOC139953940 gene encoding cysteine and glycine-rich protein 1-like, which encodes MSKFGGAPKCGACGKSVYFAEEVVAAGSKWHKACFKCSDCSKPLDSTTVKDHDGKLYCASCHGKQFGPKGYGYGGGAGVLSTGGAIGSKPASESSYVPAGHRAVVAGASKYGSADKCPRCSKAVYAAEKMIGAGLTWHKTCFNCKTCNKKLDSTTVSDKDGELFCKSCYGKNFGPKGYGFGGGAGALVNTK